In Neisseriaceae bacterium CLB008, one genomic interval encodes:
- a CDS encoding chorismate-binding protein, with the protein MTPFFAFLDDAHKPSARLYSHWQSQTVLEAADLTSLDAHLRQGWAKGWHAFLALPYEFGQDLMQLAQTPVPMRIHWFDKCTHFNTEAAIQDWLSANQSAHPSGLLNLRNDTSRERYLADIDAVHAAIRRGETYQINYTTRLLFDAYGCPLTLYHKLRQKQPVPYGVVAHLPTTAQQSEWLLSLSPELFLKVDDDGVISTEPMKGTAPILDDGQDEARALTLQQDPKNRAENVMIVDLLRNDLGRIASVGGVSVPEQFKVSRFGQVWQMTSKVEAQLPAHTSFAQILQATFPCGSITGAPKHQSMKIIQALEQRPRGIYTGSLGFIEPASNALGYKATLSVAIRTLVLSPTDAPHSYQGIMGVGSGIVQDSDAALEYEECGWKSRFLRQLPLDFALFETLRVEDHQCALLSHHTARLCASAAAVGLSCPDDVAALIQAHLHSMPSGAFRLKVVLNTNGSLSFGHSPLLPLTEPVRYLVASKRLPNRDGLRRHKITARAIFDDAWHRAEAEGAFDMLFFNQDGYLLEGARSCVFIKHNGQWHTPSLDLDILPSTMRAAILANPLAYLDGPVQESHISTDMLAQASDVRLVNALRGVMVTKKA; encoded by the coding sequence ATGACGCCTTTTTTTGCCTTTCTCGATGATGCCCATAAGCCCAGCGCTCGCCTATACAGCCACTGGCAAAGCCAGACCGTGCTGGAGGCCGCTGATTTAACCTCGCTAGACGCACACCTGCGCCAAGGCTGGGCGAAGGGCTGGCACGCTTTTTTAGCGCTGCCCTACGAGTTTGGCCAAGACCTCATGCAGCTGGCGCAAACGCCCGTACCGATGCGCATTCATTGGTTCGACAAATGCACCCACTTCAACACCGAAGCGGCCATCCAAGACTGGCTCAGCGCCAACCAATCGGCCCATCCCTCGGGCTTACTCAATCTGCGCAACGACACCTCGCGTGAACGCTATTTGGCCGACATTGACGCCGTTCACGCCGCCATTCGCCGCGGCGAAACCTATCAGATCAACTACACCACCCGCCTGTTGTTCGACGCTTACGGCTGCCCGCTCACGCTCTACCATAAGCTGCGCCAAAAGCAGCCCGTGCCCTATGGCGTGGTGGCGCATCTGCCCACCACCGCCCAACAGAGCGAATGGCTGCTGTCCCTATCACCGGAGCTGTTCCTTAAAGTAGACGACGATGGCGTGATCAGCACCGAGCCCATGAAAGGCACCGCCCCCATTTTGGACGATGGCCAGGATGAGGCGCGCGCGCTGACCCTACAGCAAGACCCTAAAAACCGCGCCGAGAACGTCATGATTGTCGACCTATTGCGCAATGACTTAGGCCGCATCGCCAGCGTCGGCGGCGTCAGCGTGCCAGAACAGTTTAAGGTTAGCCGCTTTGGCCAAGTGTGGCAGATGACGTCAAAAGTTGAGGCGCAGCTACCGGCCCATACGTCTTTTGCCCAAATCTTACAGGCCACCTTCCCCTGCGGCTCGATTACTGGCGCGCCTAAGCACCAAAGCATGAAAATCATTCAGGCGCTAGAACAGCGACCCCGTGGCATTTATACCGGTTCACTCGGCTTTATTGAGCCTGCCAGCAATGCCTTAGGCTATAAAGCCACATTGTCGGTGGCCATCCGTACCCTAGTGCTGAGCCCCACCGACGCTCCTCACAGCTACCAAGGCATCATGGGCGTCGGCTCCGGCATCGTCCAAGATAGCGATGCGGCCTTAGAATACGAAGAGTGCGGCTGGAAAAGCCGCTTCTTACGCCAGCTGCCGCTAGACTTTGCCCTCTTTGAAACCCTGCGCGTTGAAGACCATCAGTGCGCCCTATTGAGCCATCACACGGCACGCCTATGCGCCTCTGCCGCAGCAGTAGGGCTCAGCTGCCCCGATGACGTTGCCGCACTCATCCAAGCGCATCTACACAGCATGCCCAGCGGTGCCTTTAGGCTCAAAGTGGTGTTGAACACCAACGGCAGCCTCAGCTTTGGCCACAGCCCGCTCTTGCCATTGACCGAACCGGTACGCTATTTAGTGGCCAGCAAACGCCTGCCTAACCGCGATGGCCTGCGCCGCCATAAGATCACCGCCCGCGCCATCTTTGACGACGCTTGGCACCGCGCCGAAGCAGAAGGCGCTTTCGACATGCTGTTTTTCAACCAAGACGGCTATTTGCTCGAGGGCGCACGCAGCTGCGTCTTCATCAAACACAACGGCCAGTGGCACACGCCCAGCCTAGATTTAGACATCCTGCCCAGCACCATGCGCGCCGCCATCTTAGCCAATCCATTGGCCTACTTAGATGGCCCAGTGCAGGAAAGCCACATCAGCACCGACATGTTGGCCCAAGCAAGCGACGTGCGCTTGGTCAACGCCCTCAGAGGCGTGATGGTGACAAAAAAGGCCTAG
- a CDS encoding VOC family protein, whose translation MHITRLDHLVLTVADIDASIRFYTQLGMEAITFGAGRQALTFGQQKINLHQVDKTFEPKAKCPTAGSADLCLIVEEALSEVIAQLRNMGIAIEEGPIERTGATGPILSVYVRDPDLNLIELSQPL comes from the coding sequence ATGCACATCACCCGTTTAGACCATCTCGTGCTCACCGTGGCCGACATCGACGCCAGCATTCGTTTTTATACGCAATTAGGCATGGAGGCCATCACCTTTGGCGCTGGCCGTCAGGCGCTGACGTTTGGTCAGCAAAAAATCAATCTGCATCAGGTCGATAAGACGTTTGAGCCTAAGGCGAAATGCCCGACGGCTGGGTCGGCCGATCTGTGTTTGATTGTCGAAGAGGCTTTGAGCGAGGTCATCGCCCAGTTAAGGAATATGGGCATCGCCATCGAAGAAGGGCCGATTGAGCGTACTGGGGCGACGGGGCCTATTTTGTCGGTGTACGTGCGCGACCCGGATTTAAACTTGATTGAGCTGTCGCAGCCGCTGTAG
- the pntB gene encoding Re/Si-specific NAD(P)(+) transhydrogenase subunit beta, translating to MSLGLIAAAYILAALLFIMSLAGLSKQETAKYGNYAGMAGMAIALIATIGNGNVLGVGYIIVAMLIGAAIGLYLARKVEMTQMPELIAMLHSFVGLAAVLVGYNTYIQMDSHVFSEPAMHTILLVEVFLGVFIGAVTLTGSIVAFGKLNGKISSKALMLPNRHKLNLLALVVSFLLMIYFVKVEGSAFALILMTAIALVFGWHLVASIGGADMPVVVSMLNSYSGWAAAAAGFMLSNDLLIVTGALVGSSGAILSYIMCKAMNRSFLSVIAGGFGNAEVASSGSEEVGEYREMSAEDVADLLKNSSSVVITPGYGMAVAQAQYPVADITEKLRAAGVNVRFGIHPVAGRLPGHMNVLLAEAKVPYDIVLEMDEINDDLADTETVLVIGANDTVNPAAMEDPNSPIAGMPVLEVWHAKNVVVFKRSMSTGYAGVQNPLFFKDNTSMCFGDAKETVEAILRAM from the coding sequence ATGTCTTTAGGATTGATTGCTGCAGCTTATATTCTGGCTGCTTTGTTATTCATCATGTCTTTGGCGGGCTTGTCTAAGCAAGAAACCGCTAAGTATGGTAATTATGCGGGTATGGCCGGTATGGCCATTGCCCTGATCGCCACCATTGGCAACGGCAACGTATTGGGCGTGGGATACATCATCGTTGCCATGCTGATTGGCGCCGCCATTGGCCTGTATTTGGCGCGTAAGGTCGAAATGACCCAAATGCCAGAACTGATTGCCATGCTGCACAGCTTTGTGGGCTTGGCCGCGGTATTGGTGGGCTATAACACCTATATTCAGATGGACAGCCATGTGTTCTCTGAGCCTGCCATGCACACCATTTTGTTGGTGGAAGTGTTCTTGGGCGTGTTCATCGGTGCTGTGACCTTAACCGGTTCCATCGTGGCCTTCGGTAAACTCAACGGTAAAATCAGCTCTAAAGCGTTGATGTTGCCTAATCGCCATAAGCTGAATCTGTTGGCTTTAGTGGTGTCGTTTTTGCTGATGATTTACTTTGTGAAAGTGGAAGGTTCAGCCTTTGCTTTGATTCTGATGACGGCCATTGCGCTGGTGTTTGGTTGGCATTTGGTGGCGTCTATCGGCGGCGCCGACATGCCGGTGGTGGTGTCGATGCTGAACTCTTATTCAGGTTGGGCGGCAGCGGCGGCAGGCTTTATGTTGTCAAACGACTTATTGATCGTGACCGGTGCCTTAGTGGGCTCTTCGGGTGCGATTCTGTCTTACATTATGTGTAAAGCCATGAACCGTTCGTTCCTGTCGGTGATTGCCGGTGGGTTTGGTAATGCCGAGGTGGCCTCTAGCGGCTCAGAAGAAGTGGGCGAATACCGTGAAATGTCGGCAGAAGACGTGGCCGACCTATTGAAAAACTCGAGCTCGGTGGTGATTACCCCAGGCTACGGCATGGCGGTGGCGCAGGCGCAATACCCTGTGGCCGACATCACGGAGAAGCTGCGTGCCGCGGGCGTCAACGTGCGCTTTGGTATTCACCCTGTTGCCGGTCGCTTACCTGGCCACATGAACGTGCTGCTGGCTGAGGCCAAGGTGCCTTACGACATCGTGTTGGAAATGGATGAGATCAACGACGATTTGGCCGACACCGAAACCGTGTTGGTGATCGGTGCCAACGACACCGTTAACCCAGCCGCGATGGAAGACCCAAATAGCCCGATTGCCGGCATGCCAGTATTAGAGGTGTGGCACGCTAAAAACGTGGTGGTGTTTAAACGTTCAATGAGCACTGGCTACGCTGGGGTGCAAAATCCGCTGTTCTTTAAAGACAACACGTCGATGTGCTTTGGCGACGCCAAAGAAACCGTGGAAGCGATTTTACGCGCCATGTAA
- the ppk2 gene encoding polyphosphate kinase 2 has product MQVKQIYKKTTERRQDPSMAQYPYRTRIRKKDYEKEMSILQMELLKLQNWVKDTGQRVVVLFEGRDAAGKGGTIKRFMEHLNPRGARVVALEKPSEKERQQWYFQRYIAQLPTAGEMVFFDRSWYNRAGVERVMGFCTEEEHRLFLKQAPVFEEMLVESGIYVFKFWFSVSQEEQKKRFQARKDDPLKYWKLSAIDIQSLDLWDDYTSAKYVMFAHTHTHVAPWLVIKSDDKKRARLNCIRYFLNALPYPDKHWLVSAGLEEEIVAMPELLDGHGFLRAVG; this is encoded by the coding sequence ATGCAGGTCAAACAAATTTATAAAAAAACAACAGAGCGCCGCCAAGACCCATCTATGGCTCAATATCCCTATCGTACCCGTATTCGTAAAAAAGATTATGAAAAAGAAATGTCTATTTTACAAATGGAGCTATTAAAGCTGCAAAACTGGGTTAAAGATACGGGCCAGCGGGTAGTGGTTTTGTTTGAGGGCCGCGATGCAGCAGGTAAGGGCGGGACGATTAAACGTTTTATGGAGCATTTAAATCCGCGCGGTGCGCGCGTGGTGGCTCTGGAAAAGCCCAGCGAAAAAGAGCGCCAGCAGTGGTATTTTCAGCGCTACATCGCCCAGCTGCCGACGGCGGGCGAAATGGTATTTTTTGACCGTTCTTGGTATAACCGCGCTGGCGTTGAGCGGGTGATGGGTTTTTGTACGGAAGAAGAGCATCGGCTGTTTTTAAAACAGGCGCCGGTGTTTGAAGAGATGCTGGTTGAAAGCGGCATTTACGTATTCAAGTTTTGGTTCTCGGTGAGCCAAGAAGAGCAAAAAAAGCGCTTTCAGGCGCGTAAAGATGATCCGCTCAAGTATTGGAAGCTGTCGGCCATCGACATTCAGTCTTTGGATTTATGGGATGACTATACGTCGGCTAAATACGTGATGTTTGCCCACACCCACACCCATGTGGCGCCGTGGCTGGTGATTAAGTCGGATGACAAGAAACGCGCCCGCCTAAACTGCATCCGCTATTTCCTCAACGCTTTGCCGTATCCAGACAAGCATTGGCTGGTGAGTGCAGGGCTAGAAGAAGAGATTGTGGCGATGCCAGAATTGTTGGATGGCCATGGCTTTTTACGGGCCGTAGGCTAG
- a CDS encoding antibiotic biosynthesis monooxygenase — MIAKTPPPPYYAVIFTSLLSEDDAGYGQMAERMVELALEQPGFLGVESARDGLGITVSYWQDEASIRQWKRHAEHLVAQEKGRTQWYQAFQTRICKVERDYGLDQSA; from the coding sequence ATGATTGCCAAAACACCCCCACCCCCATATTACGCTGTGATCTTTACGTCTTTATTGAGTGAGGATGACGCTGGCTATGGCCAAATGGCTGAGCGCATGGTTGAGCTGGCTTTAGAACAGCCCGGCTTTTTAGGCGTTGAGTCGGCCCGAGACGGCCTCGGTATCACGGTTTCTTATTGGCAAGATGAGGCATCGATTCGGCAGTGGAAACGCCATGCCGAACACCTGGTGGCTCAAGAAAAAGGGCGCACGCAATGGTATCAAGCGTTTCAAACCCGTATTTGCAAGGTTGAGCGGGATTATGGCCTGGATCAATCGGCTTAA
- a CDS encoding siderophore ABC transporter substrate-binding protein: MNRYLLSLLCATALAACSPQSTPPADTDANEQAASQTVTIDTARGPATVAKNPERVAVFDWAALDTLNQMGVKVGATTEKVLVDYLTPVFQDTLRVGTLFEPDYETLHDYKPELIITGGPGATEYEQLAELAPTIDLTIDNHRIRESALERIDALATIFDKQDVATRLKTEINASFDQTRAAAKGKGTAMVVSITGHKVYAFGPESRMGSWIHKDLGMPIADAHIDEKSGHGMLVSFEYIRQQNPDWIFVLDRTAAIGEEGPPAKNVLDNPIVAKTSAWTKNQVIVMPSANYIVAGGVQQLLQASKQLKDAFDAAK, translated from the coding sequence ATGAACCGATACCTCCTCAGCCTGCTCTGCGCCACGGCGCTGGCCGCCTGCTCACCGCAGTCAACGCCACCCGCTGATACCGACGCCAACGAACAGGCCGCCAGCCAAACCGTCACCATCGACACTGCTCGTGGCCCCGCCACCGTGGCCAAAAACCCTGAACGCGTGGCCGTGTTTGACTGGGCCGCTCTGGACACCCTCAACCAAATGGGCGTGAAAGTCGGCGCCACCACCGAAAAAGTTCTGGTGGATTACCTCACCCCCGTGTTCCAAGACACGCTGCGGGTGGGCACCTTATTCGAGCCCGACTACGAAACCCTGCACGACTACAAGCCTGAGCTCATCATCACCGGCGGCCCTGGCGCCACCGAATACGAGCAGCTGGCCGAGCTCGCGCCCACGATTGACCTCACCATCGACAACCATCGCATTCGGGAAAGTGCCCTAGAGCGCATTGACGCGCTGGCCACCATTTTCGATAAGCAAGACGTGGCCACTCGCCTCAAAACAGAAATCAACGCCTCGTTTGATCAAACCCGCGCCGCGGCCAAAGGTAAGGGCACGGCCATGGTGGTGTCGATCACCGGCCACAAAGTCTATGCCTTCGGCCCTGAATCACGCATGGGCAGCTGGATCCATAAAGACCTAGGCATGCCGATCGCCGATGCCCACATTGATGAAAAAAGCGGTCACGGCATGCTGGTTTCGTTTGAATACATTCGCCAGCAAAACCCTGACTGGATCTTCGTGTTGGACCGCACCGCCGCCATTGGCGAAGAAGGTCCGCCCGCCAAGAATGTGTTAGACAACCCCATCGTGGCCAAAACCAGTGCTTGGACCAAAAACCAAGTCATTGTCATGCCCTCAGCCAACTACATCGTCGCTGGCGGCGTACAGCAGCTATTACAGGCCAGTAAACAACTTAAAGATGCGTTTGACGCAGCCAAATAA
- a CDS encoding cupin domain-containing protein encodes MIQYPETQADGQVIDINAELKALTAHWQPKIINNYGFQFRIVKFVGEFEWHTHEGSDKVMFVLEGEMTLEFRDGRDPVIVRAGEMYVVPQGCEQKPSSTAECSIILIEPAA; translated from the coding sequence ATGATTCAATATCCAGAAACCCAGGCCGACGGCCAAGTCATCGACATCAACGCCGAACTAAAAGCCTTAACCGCCCACTGGCAGCCCAAAATCATCAATAACTACGGCTTTCAATTTCGCATCGTTAAATTTGTGGGCGAATTTGAATGGCACACCCACGAAGGCAGCGACAAAGTCATGTTCGTGCTCGAAGGCGAGATGACCCTCGAGTTTCGCGATGGTCGTGACCCCGTCATCGTTCGCGCCGGCGAAATGTATGTGGTGCCACAAGGCTGTGAACAAAAACCATCGTCTACGGCTGAATGCAGCATTATTTTGATTGAGCCTGCGGCCTAA
- the trmD gene encoding tRNA (guanosine(37)-N1)-methyltransferase TrmD: MHIQAISIFPEMFCSVTEYGVTSRALKEGIWQFHAINPRQFADNAQGYIDDRPFGGGPGMVMMAEPLGKAIEHAKSQQHGAKEAKVIYLSPQGEPLTHAKAESLAQEDGLILLCGRYEGVDERVIEHYVDEEITVGDFVVSGGELPAMMLMDAVLRLKEGVLGDEQSAQQDSFANGLLDCPHYTRPNVFKGVAVPEVLRSGNHALIAQWRLKQSLSRTLNRRPELLSDRHLTKQESGLLAQCLEEQDSQ; this comes from the coding sequence ATGCACATTCAAGCCATCAGCATTTTTCCAGAAATGTTTTGCAGTGTAACTGAGTACGGCGTCACTTCTCGTGCACTCAAAGAAGGCATATGGCAGTTTCACGCCATTAACCCGCGGCAGTTTGCCGACAACGCGCAAGGCTATATTGACGATCGCCCTTTTGGGGGCGGCCCAGGTATGGTGATGATGGCAGAGCCACTAGGCAAAGCCATTGAACACGCAAAGTCGCAACAGCACGGTGCAAAAGAAGCGAAAGTCATCTATTTAAGCCCACAGGGCGAGCCATTAACCCACGCCAAGGCCGAAAGCCTAGCGCAAGAAGATGGCCTGATTTTACTGTGTGGTCGGTATGAAGGCGTAGACGAACGTGTGATTGAACACTACGTCGACGAAGAAATTACCGTAGGCGACTTCGTGGTGTCTGGCGGCGAATTACCCGCCATGATGCTGATGGATGCAGTGCTGCGCTTAAAAGAGGGTGTTTTAGGCGATGAGCAATCGGCCCAGCAAGATTCTTTTGCTAACGGCTTACTCGATTGCCCACATTACACCAGACCCAACGTTTTTAAAGGGGTAGCTGTCCCAGAAGTTTTACGTTCTGGTAACCACGCCCTAATTGCCCAATGGCGACTCAAGCAGTCGTTGTCGCGCACTTTAAACCGTCGACCTGAACTACTCAGCGATCGACACTTAACAAAACAGGAATCTGGTCTCTTGGCTCAATGCCTAGAGGAACAAGATAGCCAATAA
- the rplS gene encoding 50S ribosomal protein L19 has product MDLIQLLEQEEIARLNKNIPDFAPGDTVVVQVKVKEGTRERLQAYEGVVIARRNRGLNSSFIVRKISNGEGVERTFQLYAPTVANVEVKRRGAVRRAKLYYLRGRTGKAARIKEKLPARRVAKKA; this is encoded by the coding sequence ATGGATTTGATCCAACTATTAGAGCAAGAAGAAATCGCTCGCTTGAACAAAAACATCCCTGACTTTGCCCCTGGTGATACCGTAGTGGTACAGGTTAAAGTTAAAGAGGGTACCCGTGAACGTCTACAAGCTTACGAAGGTGTTGTGATTGCACGCCGTAACCGTGGCTTGAACAGCTCATTCATCGTGCGTAAAATTTCTAACGGCGAAGGCGTTGAGCGTACGTTCCAACTATACGCACCTACCGTTGCCAACGTTGAAGTAAAACGTCGCGGTGCCGTTCGTCGCGCTAAATTGTACTACTTGCGTGGCCGTACTGGTAAAGCTGCACGTATTAAAGAAAAATTGCCTGCACGTCGCGTGGCTAAAAAAGCTTAA
- a CDS encoding Re/Si-specific NAD(P)(+) transhydrogenase subunit alpha gives MQIGIPKELLAGEARVAATPATVIQLMKLGFDVVVEASAGAKADFSDAAFTEAGATIVASDAVWQSDLIYKVNEPTDAEIAQIKEGATLVSFIWPRQNEALVQKLAEHKINVLAMDMVPRISRAQSLDALSSMANIAGYRAVVEAAHEFGRFFTGQITAAGKIPPAKVLVIGAGVAGLAAIGAAGSLGAIVRAFDTRLEVAEQIESMGGSFLKLEFPTEAGGSGDGYATTMSDEFIAAEMALFAEQAKEVDIIITTALIPGKPAPKLITKAMVDSMKPGSVIVDLAAATGGNCEYTVADELYVTDNGVKVIGYTDLPSRLPAQSSQLYGTNLVNLTKLLSKEKDGNIALDMEDVVIRNMSVISQGTVTFPPPAIQVSAAPKQAAAAPQPKVVKQANPRNKWIGAGIALVLFIWLGSVAPVEFLSHLMVFALSCVVGYYVVWNVTHSLHTPLMSVTNAISGIIVVGALLQIGQGYGFASLLAFIAILIATINIVGGFTVTQRMLKMFRKG, from the coding sequence ATGCAAATAGGGATTCCTAAGGAGCTGCTTGCGGGCGAAGCCCGCGTGGCGGCGACCCCTGCGACCGTCATCCAGCTGATGAAGCTGGGCTTTGACGTCGTGGTTGAAGCCAGCGCCGGCGCTAAGGCTGATTTTAGCGATGCGGCGTTTACCGAGGCGGGCGCGACCATCGTTGCCAGCGACGCAGTGTGGCAGTCGGATCTGATTTATAAAGTCAATGAGCCGACCGATGCCGAGATCGCACAAATTAAAGAAGGTGCCACCTTGGTGAGCTTTATCTGGCCGCGCCAGAATGAAGCCTTGGTGCAAAAGCTGGCCGAACACAAGATCAACGTGTTGGCGATGGACATGGTGCCGCGTATTTCACGCGCCCAGTCTCTAGACGCTTTGTCGTCTATGGCCAATATTGCTGGCTATCGTGCCGTGGTTGAGGCCGCGCATGAGTTTGGCCGTTTCTTTACCGGCCAAATCACCGCTGCGGGTAAAATTCCACCGGCTAAGGTATTGGTGATCGGCGCCGGCGTGGCCGGCTTGGCCGCCATCGGCGCTGCTGGTTCTTTAGGCGCCATTGTGCGTGCGTTTGATACTCGCCTAGAAGTGGCAGAGCAAATCGAATCCATGGGCGGTAGCTTCTTGAAGCTTGAGTTCCCGACCGAAGCCGGCGGCTCTGGCGACGGTTACGCGACCACCATGTCGGATGAATTTATTGCGGCCGAGATGGCGCTGTTTGCCGAGCAGGCTAAAGAGGTCGACATCATCATCACCACGGCTTTGATTCCGGGTAAGCCCGCACCGAAGCTGATCACCAAGGCCATGGTCGACAGTATGAAGCCTGGCTCGGTGATTGTGGATTTGGCCGCGGCTACCGGCGGCAACTGTGAATACACCGTCGCGGATGAGCTGTACGTGACCGACAACGGCGTCAAGGTGATTGGCTATACCGATCTGCCTAGCCGCTTGCCGGCGCAGTCGTCGCAGCTATACGGTACCAACTTGGTGAACTTGACCAAGCTCTTGAGTAAAGAGAAAGACGGCAACATTGCTTTAGACATGGAAGACGTGGTGATTCGCAATATGAGCGTGATCAGCCAAGGTACGGTGACCTTCCCACCTCCGGCTATTCAAGTGTCGGCCGCGCCCAAACAGGCCGCTGCCGCCCCGCAGCCTAAAGTGGTGAAACAGGCCAATCCGCGCAATAAATGGATAGGCGCTGGCATTGCCCTGGTGCTGTTTATTTGGCTAGGTTCGGTGGCGCCGGTTGAGTTCTTGTCGCACCTGATGGTGTTTGCGCTGTCGTGCGTGGTTGGCTATTACGTGGTGTGGAATGTGACCCATTCTTTACACACGCCGCTGATGTCGGTGACCAACGCCATTTCAGGCATCATCGTGGTCGGGGCCTTGCTGCAAATCGGGCAGGGGTATGGGTTTGCGTCTCTGCTGGCGTTTATTGCCATCTTGATCGCAACCATCAACATTGTGGGTGGCTTTACCGTTACTCAACGTATGCTCAAAATGTTCCGTAAAGGTTAA